Part of the Sporichthyaceae bacterium genome is shown below.
CGCGCCCACCGGTGCGTCCAGCGACCGCGGGGTGTAGGCGTCATCCGCGGTCATCGCCTCGAGCACGAGCTCCTCGTCGACGGCCAGCTCGGTGGCCAGCTCCGCGATAGTCGGGTTGCGGCCGAGTTCGTGGGTCAGCTTTTCGGTGGCATCGCGCAGCACGGCCTTGGTTTCCTGCAGCCGCCGCGGCAACCGAATCCACCGGCGCTTGTCCCGGAAGTAGCGGCGAATTTCGCCCTGCACCGTGGGCTTGGCGAAGGCCGCGAAATCCGTGCCCCGCTCCGGGTCGAAACGCTGGATGGCCAGCACCAGCCCGACGAAGCCGACCTGCACCAGTTCCTCGCCGTCCACTGCCGGGTTGGTGTAGCGCGCGGCCAGCCAGCGGACCAAACCCGAGTAGCGGCGCACCAGGGTCTCCTGGATGCGCTCGCGCTCTTCGCCCTCTGCTCGCGCCAGGGCAACGAACAGATCGTGATCGGTGGTCTCCTGATCGTGGGTCAACGTGAGGGTGCTCATGTGGACCTAGCTCCTTGCGTCGTGGACCGCGGCTTGCGCCGCTGCTTACATCCATGTCCGCTGAGCACTACCTGAAACCTTGGGCGCCAAAGTGACAAACGCACCCCGTCCGGGCGGTTTGCCGGCCCGGTCCGGGTGGGTAAGAACAATCGTTCAGATGATGCGTGCGGAGTCCAGGAACTTGGCACCCAGTTCGTCATCGCCCTTGATGCTCACGCCGGCGTGCCGCCACGGCTCGCGGGCGGTGCCCCACACGGCGAAGGTGGCCGCGTCGCCCTCGATGGTGGCCGCGGCGCTGGTCGCCGAGCCCTCCCGCGTCTGCACGCGGCCCTTCTTGCCGCCCGGCAGGATGGTCCAGACGCTGCCGCCGGGGCCGACCAGGTTCAGCTCCACCGGCGCCTGCAGCCAGGACAGCCCGCTGCCCGCCATGGCGGGCAGACCGAGCATCATCCACTCGATGCTGACCGCGATCATGTTCGCGTCCGGCTTGGGAGCGGGACGGCCCAGTGCGCCGGCGACGTCGTACGTCACGTGCAGTGTGTGGTCGAACACGAAAGCGGAGGTGAGGATCGCAGCGGGATAAGCACCGATCTCGGCCACCTTGATCGGGAGCGAGCGCAGGCCGGGCTTCTGCAGTGCACCGGCCATCGGACGGAACCGTCTGCCCCACGAGGCGTACTCCTTGAGCACCATCTGGCCCGTCCACTGCTCCCGCTTCTGCACGTCGCGGTTGTTGGCGGCCTCGACGTCCTTGCCCAACATCAGCTTGACGAACCACGGTGTGAAAGCGCCGTGGTAGGCCGCGCCCATGTGGGCGACGACGTCCTTGACCGTCCACCCCTCGCACCGGCTCGGCGTGGCCCAGTCCGCCGTGGACAACTGGGTCAGGTAGGTGACATTGGCCGCGTGCCCGGCCGCCAGGGCGCCGACTCGATCCCGGGTCATAGGTTTCTCCTTCAGCTAACGGGCGCGACCGCGGTAAGGCTCTTCAGGTAGACCTTGGCCACCTTTTCCATCCCGGCGCGGAATTCCGGCAGTGCCTTGGTCTTCACCAGTTTGGTGCTCGGTGGCTCGTAGGAATAGGTGAACCGCAAAGTATTGGGTTCCCCATCGGCGCCGGGGCGGAACAGGTATTCGGTGGAGGCATCGGCGTGCCCGTCCGGCCAGGTGACCCGCTGGGTGGTGGCGAAGGCCACCGAGCCGTCCCCGTTCGCTGTGACGTCGAGGAGCTTCTCGTCGATCTCGATGTCGGTCATGGCCGCGGCGGACAGCCGCATGCCCACGTTGTAGATCAGGCTGTGCCCGCTGGCGTAGCTCGGCACGGCGCCCGGCCAGGCCTCGCGGGATTTCATGGTGCGGCAGAACCCCACCATGTCCTCGATGTCGTTCTGGAATGCTCGGGTGACGGTTACGGTCTCCATGAGAACTTCTCCTGATGGGGCGTCAATTGATGGTGCCTTCTTGGCCCGCCCAGTACGGGGCGCGCAGTTCGCGCTTCAGTACCTTCATTGCGGCGGACAACGGCAGTGCTTCGGTACGCAGATCCAGGGTGCGCGGCACCTTGTAGCCGGCAATGGTGGTGCGGGCGTGCGCGATCAGGTCCTCGGCGCCGGCGGCGGCGCCCTCGCGGACGACGCACACTCCGTGCACCGCCTCGCCCCAGACCTCGTGCGGGATGCCGAACACGGCGACCTGCAGCACGTCCGGGTGGGTGGCCAGGGCATTCTCCACCTCGACGCAGTACACGTTCTCCCCACCGGAAATGATCATGTCCTTGGC
Proteins encoded:
- a CDS encoding maleylpyruvate isomerase family mycothiol-dependent enzyme, with amino-acid sequence MTRDRVGALAAGHAANVTYLTQLSTADWATPSRCEGWTVKDVVAHMGAAYHGAFTPWFVKLMLGKDVEAANNRDVQKREQWTGQMVLKEYASWGRRFRPMAGALQKPGLRSLPIKVAEIGAYPAAILTSAFVFDHTLHVTYDVAGALGRPAPKPDANMIAVSIEWMMLGLPAMAGSGLSWLQAPVELNLVGPGGSVWTILPGGKKGRVQTREGSATSAAATIEGDAATFAVWGTAREPWRHAGVSIKGDDELGAKFLDSARII
- a CDS encoding SigB/SigF/SigG family RNA polymerase sigma factor is translated as MSTLTLTHDQETTDHDLFVALARAEGEERERIQETLVRRYSGLVRWLAARYTNPAVDGEELVQVGFVGLVLAIQRFDPERGTDFAAFAKPTVQGEIRRYFRDKRRWIRLPRRLQETKAVLRDATEKLTHELGRNPTIAELATELAVDEELVLEAMTADDAYTPRSLDAPVGADESDSWTLAETIGGPDERLDLLVDCTVLRPLLEELPVREQQIIQLRFFGGLTQAEIGAQIGISQMHVSRILSRTLAGLRERMSG